One window from the genome of Methylomarinovum caldicuralii encodes:
- a CDS encoding bifunctional diguanylate cyclase/phosphodiesterase: MADLYSIPAPQPSGLTVSLTPEQANHLLRLQRDVLAEIVQNDDAQKSLELLCRSAEALLPNAVASVMLYDERRESLQVRAAPSIPQEAIEALNGLVPGERAGSCGTAVFKGEPQFVCDTRVDPRWSSEDFRRFAEEFNLRACWSMPIRIGGEVVGSMALSSFEKRKPSEFHRLLLETAAYLAGIVLRREREQRRLWRLAHYDSVTALPNRRLFERNLQAAVQRARRRNEQVALLFIDLDHFKDINETLGHWAGDAVLRQVADSLRALVEDETAIARLGGDEFVLLLPAVTDPLQVHRFAARVLEAIKLPMTVQGRQYRLSASIGISLFPGDGEDFTTLYKQADLALYEAKAQGRGRYIHYRRELAARIEARTALVEDIHRALAEDEFRLAYQPLFTPTGYIVGFETLIRWQHPHKGWIPPLDFIPLAEETGWIGEIGDWVLETACRQCLDWWRQGAAPFRLALNVSVRQLQSGYAAALLTRLRRWGFPPARLELEVTESLLMDSDSQALEELALLREERVTVAMDDFGTGHSSLAQLKRMPIDRLKIDRSFVRDIPADRNDEIIVRTIVAMGHALGLEIVAEGVETEVQRDFLVREGCDLLQGYFFSRPLAPEAAAALLK; encoded by the coding sequence ATGGCCGATCTTTATTCCATTCCGGCCCCCCAACCCTCGGGCCTGACGGTTTCCCTGACTCCGGAGCAGGCCAACCACCTGCTGCGCCTGCAGCGCGATGTGCTGGCGGAGATCGTCCAGAACGACGATGCCCAGAAGTCTTTGGAACTGCTGTGCCGCAGTGCCGAAGCCCTGTTGCCTAACGCGGTGGCCTCGGTCATGCTCTACGACGAACGCCGCGAAAGCCTGCAAGTGCGCGCCGCCCCCAGCATTCCCCAGGAAGCCATAGAAGCCCTGAACGGCCTGGTGCCCGGGGAACGGGCCGGCTCCTGCGGTACCGCGGTGTTCAAGGGAGAGCCCCAGTTCGTGTGCGACACCCGGGTCGATCCCCGCTGGTCCTCGGAGGATTTCCGCCGTTTCGCCGAGGAATTCAATCTGCGCGCCTGCTGGTCCATGCCGATCCGTATCGGCGGCGAGGTGGTCGGTTCCATGGCGCTGTCGAGCTTCGAGAAGCGTAAGCCCAGCGAATTCCACCGCCTGCTGCTGGAAACCGCCGCCTATCTGGCGGGTATCGTCCTCCGGCGCGAGCGCGAGCAGCGGCGCCTGTGGCGGCTGGCCCATTACGACAGTGTGACCGCTCTGCCCAACCGGCGGCTGTTCGAGCGGAATCTTCAGGCCGCCGTCCAACGGGCACGGCGCCGGAACGAACAGGTGGCATTGCTGTTCATCGATCTCGATCACTTCAAGGACATCAACGAAACCCTCGGGCACTGGGCCGGCGATGCCGTGCTGCGCCAGGTGGCCGACAGCCTGCGCGCCCTGGTCGAGGACGAAACCGCAATCGCCCGGCTCGGCGGCGACGAATTCGTGCTTCTGCTGCCGGCGGTGACCGATCCTTTGCAAGTCCATCGTTTCGCCGCCCGGGTCCTGGAGGCCATCAAATTGCCGATGACGGTCCAGGGACGCCAGTACCGTCTGTCGGCCAGCATTGGCATCAGCCTGTTTCCCGGGGACGGAGAGGATTTCACCACCCTTTACAAGCAGGCCGATCTCGCCCTCTACGAGGCCAAGGCCCAGGGGCGTGGGCGTTACATCCATTACCGCCGGGAGCTTGCGGCCAGGATCGAGGCCCGCACCGCGCTGGTGGAGGACATCCACCGGGCGCTCGCCGAAGACGAATTCCGCCTGGCCTATCAACCCTTGTTCACCCCCACAGGTTACATCGTCGGTTTCGAAACCCTGATCCGCTGGCAGCATCCGCACAAAGGCTGGATTCCACCGCTGGACTTCATCCCCCTGGCCGAAGAAACCGGCTGGATCGGCGAGATCGGGGACTGGGTGCTGGAAACCGCCTGCCGTCAGTGCCTGGACTGGTGGCGGCAGGGCGCCGCACCCTTCCGGCTGGCCCTGAACGTGTCAGTCAGGCAGCTGCAAAGCGGTTATGCCGCAGCCTTGCTGACCCGGCTGCGGCGCTGGGGATTCCCGCCGGCGCGGCTGGAGCTGGAAGTGACCGAAAGCCTGCTGATGGACAGTGACAGCCAGGCGCTGGAAGAACTGGCACTGCTGCGGGAAGAGCGGGTCACGGTGGCGATGGATGACTTCGGCACCGGCCATTCCTCCCTGGCGCAACTCAAACGCATGCCCATCGACCGTCTCAAGATCGATCGTTCCTTCGTGCGCGACATTCCGGCCGACCGCAACGACGAAATCATCGTCCGCACCATCGTCGCCATGGGCCATGCCCTGGGACTGGAGATCGTCGCCGAAGGCGTCGAGACGGAAGTGCAGCGGGATTTTCTGGTCCGCGAAGGCTGCGATCTGCTGCAGGGCTATTTCTTCAGCCGGCCGCTGGCGCCGGAGGCGGCGGCTGCCTTGCTGAAGTGA
- a CDS encoding PAS domain-containing sensor histidine kinase has product MSKAISDAKHAFTTCGCYDADLIGVLHLNDAGVIEAANTYVRKLLGIAGEQLCGRRWQDLCRAEEYHAVCDWWRQLLQEGKATALEVCLQRAGGPPCPVLVSGRRNGPGRVMLLVLDISRQRAREAEVLERERRQRNLLIREVHHRIKNNLQGIVGLLQNQLLEHPELAPFLEIPIRQINSITLTYGLRSCQDDDKIYLCDLVRVAARASDRTHPIPLTLDVPRYCNIVVNDNDAVAIALVLNELLFNAAKHGHTSAPRISLHLRRSSEEAVVTVRNRYQGPRLKADLNRPETLSTGLQLVQGLLPKDGSAQLRLFQQDDEVIAELRLRPPVVKLVTSARQPPPPAPAAG; this is encoded by the coding sequence ATGAGTAAAGCGATCTCCGATGCCAAGCACGCGTTTACGACCTGCGGTTGTTACGATGCCGATCTCATCGGCGTCCTCCATCTCAATGACGCGGGGGTGATCGAAGCGGCCAACACTTACGTCCGTAAACTGCTGGGAATAGCCGGCGAACAGCTGTGCGGCCGCCGCTGGCAGGATCTGTGCCGGGCGGAAGAATATCACGCGGTCTGCGACTGGTGGCGGCAGCTGCTGCAGGAAGGCAAGGCCACGGCGCTGGAGGTTTGCCTGCAGCGCGCCGGCGGACCGCCCTGTCCCGTCCTGGTTTCCGGTCGCAGGAACGGCCCCGGCCGAGTGATGCTGCTGGTGCTCGACATCAGCCGGCAACGGGCCAGGGAAGCCGAGGTGCTGGAGCGCGAACGCCGCCAGCGCAACCTGTTGATCCGGGAGGTCCACCACCGGATCAAGAACAACCTCCAGGGCATCGTCGGCCTGCTGCAGAATCAGCTGCTCGAGCATCCGGAACTGGCGCCGTTTCTGGAAATCCCGATCCGCCAGATCAATTCCATCACCCTCACCTACGGTCTGCGCAGTTGCCAGGATGACGACAAAATCTACCTCTGCGACCTGGTGCGGGTGGCGGCCCGGGCCAGCGACCGCACCCATCCGATCCCCCTGACGCTGGACGTGCCCCGGTACTGCAACATCGTGGTCAACGACAACGATGCGGTTGCCATCGCCCTGGTCCTCAACGAACTCCTGTTCAACGCCGCCAAACATGGCCACACGTCCGCCCCGCGGATTTCCCTGCATCTGCGCCGCAGCAGCGAGGAAGCCGTCGTCACCGTCCGCAACCGCTACCAAGGGCCGCGGCTGAAAGCGGATCTCAACCGTCCCGAAACCCTGAGTACCGGCCTGCAGCTGGTCCAGGGCCTGCTTCCCAAGGATGGCAGCGCGCAGCTGCGCCTGTTCCAGCAGGACGACGAGGTGATCGCCGAGCTGCGGCTGCGGCCGCCGGTGGTGAAACTGGTCACTTCAGCAAGGCAGCCGCCGCCTCCGGCGCCAGCGGCCGGCTGA
- a CDS encoding response regulator → MTEKTRRKILVVDDDRLILSTLSQGLGKLGYEVMEAANAEEALARVRRQRPDLALVDVRMPGIDGPALARRLQEEFGIASLFLSAYDDRDAIEAAAAAGGLGYLTKPCNIQDLVPALELAIHRAHDLAALREREAKLQQALQRNREINVAVGVLMERFRLSRHVAYERLRQRARHHRCNVRELAAQVVQLTEAINSFLEDHRSAKSQR, encoded by the coding sequence ATGACGGAAAAGACACGGCGAAAGATCCTGGTGGTGGACGATGATCGCCTCATCCTCTCCACCCTGTCCCAGGGGCTGGGGAAGCTCGGCTACGAGGTGATGGAGGCGGCCAATGCCGAGGAGGCGCTGGCACGGGTGAGGCGGCAGCGGCCGGATCTGGCCCTGGTGGACGTGCGCATGCCGGGGATCGACGGTCCCGCCCTGGCCCGGCGTCTGCAGGAAGAATTCGGTATCGCCAGCCTGTTTCTGTCCGCCTATGACGACCGCGACGCCATCGAGGCGGCCGCTGCGGCCGGCGGGCTGGGTTACCTGACCAAGCCGTGCAACATTCAGGATCTGGTGCCGGCGCTGGAGCTCGCCATCCACCGGGCCCACGATCTGGCGGCGCTGCGGGAACGGGAGGCGAAGCTGCAGCAGGCTCTGCAACGCAACCGCGAGATCAACGTTGCCGTCGGCGTGCTCATGGAGCGTTTCCGCCTCTCCCGCCACGTCGCTTACGAACGCCTGCGCCAGCGTGCCCGCCACCACCGCTGCAATGTGCGGGAGCTGGCCGCCCAGGTGGTGCAGCTGACCGAGGCCATCAACAGCTTTCTCGAAGACCATCGCAGTGCCAAAAGCCAGCGCTGA
- a CDS encoding EAL domain-containing protein, whose protein sequence is MLEMKSFERHPKMEIPNAEEIRQRKDFLEFTAKDQALLRRYRHRLPPCAHTFVRAFYRHLGRFPPLKQLLSDPARLQRLRASQQRYFRILLQDRCNAAYIHDRLRIGEVHHRIGLDLKWYTGVYAHYLIHLLPRLWRDADLDDGTREALTAALIRKVFFDMGLGIDTYVEADRHHIAQLKTFAERVITDAPCGLAVTDSRLRILSANPQFAALCGTESLAPGTRLTDLLPVPGLEALCADLLLAQKHHELRFEHAGRLLQMEIAPIDLGDLVAGSEHYGLIFSLKDLTEQTALETLSQQRGAHLKAVLDNIPDGILVFRGDGTVASWNPAAETLLGYRGEELQGCDIGKLLLQQRYRPLFAHQLLQHLWRERKQHLEAFGQRRDGALVPLEIAVDRILSSDPPLYLAVLHDLSERKQAEADLERLAHYDPLTQLPNRALYLDRLRLELVRARRHPHHLAVMFLDVDDFKKINDSLGQLAGDKLLQEVAQRLCHTLRESDTVARFGGDEFTLIVTDLDDAEAWRPIAAKLLEALQQPFRLDGRELFVRASIGVSLFPENGADPHTLLRHADTAMYRAKFEGRNRVCRYDPAMEAEADARITLESELHRALERGELSLVYQPQVEAAGRRIAGCEVLLRWHNAKLGTVAPPRFIPVLESLGLIGAVGEWILQTALHHAKQWRQRCGELQLAVNVSSVQLKDANFAATVLALLQRTGFPPRALELEITESTLMECGETTLANIDRLKRGGVRLAIDDFGTGYSSLSYLHQFPFDTLKIDRSFVQNLHHNRNRELARHIISLGHTLRLDVVAEGVETEAQQEILRKLECDLLQGYLFYRPLPAAQFEAALRQRG, encoded by the coding sequence ATGCTGGAAATGAAATCGTTCGAACGCCATCCCAAGATGGAAATACCCAACGCCGAGGAAATCCGTCAGCGCAAGGACTTTCTGGAATTCACCGCCAAAGATCAGGCGCTGCTGCGGCGCTACCGCCACCGTCTGCCGCCCTGCGCCCACACCTTCGTGCGCGCTTTCTACCGCCACCTGGGCCGCTTCCCGCCGCTCAAGCAGCTATTGTCCGATCCGGCCCGGCTGCAGCGCCTGCGCGCCAGCCAGCAGCGCTATTTCCGCATCCTGTTGCAGGATCGCTGCAACGCCGCCTACATCCACGACCGCCTCCGCATCGGCGAGGTCCACCACCGCATCGGCCTGGACCTGAAGTGGTACACCGGCGTCTACGCCCACTATCTCATCCACCTGCTGCCGCGGCTGTGGCGCGATGCCGACCTCGATGACGGAACCCGCGAAGCCCTCACCGCCGCTTTGATCCGCAAGGTCTTCTTCGACATGGGCCTGGGAATCGACACCTACGTGGAAGCGGACCGCCACCACATCGCACAACTCAAAACCTTCGCCGAGCGCGTCATCACCGACGCCCCCTGCGGGCTGGCGGTCACCGATTCCCGCCTGCGTATCCTCAGCGCCAATCCGCAATTCGCCGCACTGTGCGGGACGGAAAGCCTCGCACCGGGAACGCGGCTCACGGACCTGCTGCCGGTTCCGGGTCTGGAAGCGTTGTGCGCCGATCTGCTGCTGGCCCAGAAACACCATGAACTGCGCTTCGAACACGCCGGGCGGCTGTTGCAGATGGAAATCGCACCCATCGATCTGGGCGATCTGGTCGCCGGCAGCGAGCATTACGGTTTGATCTTCAGCCTCAAGGATCTGACCGAGCAGACCGCACTGGAAACCCTCAGCCAGCAGCGCGGCGCCCACCTCAAAGCGGTCCTGGACAACATCCCCGATGGCATTTTGGTATTCCGCGGCGACGGCACGGTAGCATCCTGGAATCCGGCGGCCGAAACCCTGCTGGGCTACCGTGGCGAGGAACTGCAGGGCTGCGACATCGGCAAACTGCTGCTGCAACAGCGCTACCGGCCTCTGTTCGCCCACCAGCTGCTGCAACACCTGTGGCGGGAACGGAAACAGCACCTGGAAGCCTTCGGCCAGCGCCGCGACGGGGCGCTGGTGCCGCTGGAGATCGCCGTGGACCGCATCCTCAGCAGCGACCCGCCCCTGTATCTGGCGGTGCTCCACGACCTCAGCGAGCGCAAACAGGCCGAGGCCGACCTTGAGCGCCTGGCCCACTACGATCCCCTCACCCAGCTGCCCAACCGGGCCCTGTACCTGGACCGGCTGCGCCTCGAACTGGTGCGGGCCCGCCGCCACCCGCACCATCTGGCGGTGATGTTCCTGGATGTGGACGACTTCAAGAAGATCAACGATAGCCTCGGCCAGCTGGCGGGCGACAAGCTGCTGCAGGAAGTGGCTCAGCGCCTGTGCCACACCCTCAGGGAGAGCGACACCGTGGCCCGCTTCGGCGGCGACGAGTTCACCCTCATCGTCACCGACCTCGATGACGCCGAGGCCTGGCGTCCCATCGCCGCCAAGCTCCTGGAAGCCTTGCAGCAGCCGTTCCGGCTCGACGGCCGGGAACTGTTCGTCCGCGCCAGTATCGGCGTGAGCCTGTTTCCGGAAAACGGCGCCGATCCCCACACCCTGCTGCGCCACGCCGATACCGCCATGTACCGGGCCAAGTTCGAGGGCCGCAACCGGGTCTGCCGTTACGACCCGGCCATGGAGGCCGAGGCCGATGCCCGGATTACCCTGGAAAGCGAGCTGCACCGCGCCCTGGAACGGGGCGAGCTGAGCCTGGTCTATCAACCCCAGGTGGAAGCCGCCGGCCGCCGCATCGCCGGCTGTGAGGTGCTGCTGCGCTGGCACAATGCCAAGCTGGGGACCGTGGCGCCTCCGCGCTTCATCCCGGTACTGGAAAGCCTCGGGCTGATCGGCGCGGTGGGGGAATGGATTCTGCAGACCGCTCTGCACCATGCCAAGCAGTGGCGGCAACGCTGCGGCGAGCTGCAGCTGGCGGTCAACGTTTCCAGCGTCCAGCTGAAGGATGCCAATTTCGCCGCCACCGTGCTGGCGCTGCTGCAGCGCACCGGCTTCCCTCCCCGGGCCCTGGAGCTGGAGATCACCGAATCCACCCTGATGGAATGCGGCGAGACGACGCTGGCCAACATCGACCGCCTCAAGCGCGGCGGCGTGCGGCTGGCGATCGACGACTTCGGCACCGGCTATTCCTCCCTCAGCTATCTGCACCAGTTCCCCTTCGACACCCTCAAGATCGACCGCAGCTTCGTCCAGAACCTGCACCACAACCGCAACCGGGAACTGGCCCGTCACATCATCAGCCTCGGCCACACCCTCAGGCTCGACGTTGTGGCCGAGGGGGTGGAAACCGAAGCCCAGCAGGAGATTCTCAGGAAACTGGAATGCGATCTGCTGCAGGGGTATCTGTTCTACCGGCCCCTGCCGGCGGCGCAGTTCGAGGCCGCACTGCGGCAACGGGGCTGA
- a CDS encoding methyl-accepting chemotaxis protein, with protein MKHLIEKLSLGKQMGLMVSVSILGIGLMAANNLRLSGGADAGEILATALGISVVLLWLAVYLGRHASERAERIVKAVKALAYGDFTTTPDLPGNDEFSWMANEYGRACTRVNRAMAEIQQHAQELAAAAEELATITTQTRQQVTGQNDQTTQLASAMTEMTTTIQDIAQEITATAADSEETDRLAHSGFAEFERTLDSIGDLTRRTAEIATVIDRLKADSTAIEGVLEVIQGIAEQTNLLALNAAIEAARAGEQGRGFAVVSDEVRTLASLTQESTREIQDMIERLQLAADDAVKAIQAGKTEEEASSEQARQAGDSLKEILASVDRISQRCGQIAAAAEQQSVTVEEINRNVITINDLTHDVAGGAEQTAGAGEQLARLAAQLQALVGRFKVAA; from the coding sequence ATGAAGCACCTGATCGAGAAACTTTCCTTAGGAAAACAGATGGGGCTGATGGTCAGCGTCAGCATCCTCGGCATCGGCCTGATGGCCGCCAACAACTTGCGCCTTTCCGGCGGCGCTGATGCCGGCGAAATCCTCGCCACCGCCCTCGGCATCAGCGTGGTGCTGCTGTGGCTGGCCGTTTACCTCGGCCGTCACGCCAGCGAGCGGGCCGAACGCATCGTCAAGGCGGTCAAGGCCTTGGCCTACGGTGACTTCACCACCACCCCCGATCTCCCCGGAAACGACGAATTTTCCTGGATGGCCAATGAATACGGCCGTGCCTGCACCCGGGTCAACCGCGCCATGGCGGAAATCCAGCAGCACGCCCAGGAACTGGCGGCGGCCGCCGAGGAGCTGGCCACCATCACCACCCAGACCCGCCAGCAGGTGACCGGTCAGAACGACCAGACCACCCAGCTGGCCAGCGCCATGACGGAAATGACCACCACCATCCAGGACATTGCCCAGGAAATTACCGCCACCGCGGCAGACTCCGAGGAAACCGACCGCCTGGCCCACAGCGGTTTTGCCGAGTTCGAGCGCACCCTGGACAGCATCGGCGACCTGACCCGCCGCACCGCCGAGATCGCCACCGTCATCGACCGCCTCAAGGCCGACAGCACCGCCATCGAGGGGGTGCTGGAGGTGATCCAGGGCATCGCCGAACAGACCAACCTACTGGCCCTCAACGCCGCCATCGAGGCCGCCCGTGCCGGCGAACAGGGCCGGGGGTTCGCGGTGGTGTCCGACGAAGTCCGCACCCTGGCGAGCCTGACCCAGGAATCGACCCGAGAGATCCAGGACATGATCGAACGCCTGCAACTTGCCGCCGACGATGCCGTCAAAGCCATCCAAGCCGGCAAGACCGAAGAGGAGGCCAGCAGCGAGCAGGCGCGCCAAGCCGGCGACAGCCTCAAGGAAATCCTGGCCTCGGTGGACCGCATCTCCCAGCGCTGCGGCCAGATCGCCGCGGCGGCGGAACAGCAGAGCGTGACCGTGGAAGAGATCAACCGTAACGTCATCACCATCAACGACCTCACCCACGACGTCGCCGGCGGCGCCGAGCAGACCGCCGGCGCCGGCGAGCAGCTGGCGCGGCTGGCGGCCCAGTTGCAGGCGCTGGTGGGACGTTTTAAAGTAGCGGCCTGA
- a CDS encoding cytochrome b/b6 domain-containing protein, whose translation MSNNKENVWSPTLRWLHFGLALAVTLQLFLSLVMEEPGEAEGLEAWAFMAHELFGLTAFALALLHWGWVLSGHDGGWRHLFPWDRQGRQAVWRELSGLLRGRLPEGGPQPGLPGLVEGVGLGLVTLQGASGFVIFLLLPPEGELPERFEFLSELHEACGSGVWIYWFGHVGMALLHRLRGDAVVARISPFKS comes from the coding sequence ATGTCCAACAACAAAGAAAATGTCTGGTCCCCGACCCTGCGCTGGCTGCACTTTGGCCTGGCGCTTGCGGTCACCCTGCAACTGTTTCTCAGCCTGGTCATGGAGGAGCCGGGCGAGGCCGAGGGGCTGGAGGCCTGGGCCTTCATGGCCCACGAGCTGTTCGGCCTGACCGCCTTCGCCCTCGCCCTGCTGCATTGGGGCTGGGTGTTGAGCGGCCACGACGGCGGCTGGCGGCATCTGTTTCCCTGGGACCGGCAGGGGCGGCAGGCGGTCTGGCGGGAGCTTTCCGGCCTGCTGCGGGGGCGTCTGCCGGAAGGCGGACCGCAGCCCGGCCTGCCGGGACTGGTGGAGGGTGTGGGCCTGGGGCTGGTGACCCTGCAGGGGGCCAGCGGCTTTGTCATCTTCCTGTTGTTGCCCCCGGAGGGGGAACTGCCGGAGCGCTTCGAGTTCCTGAGCGAGCTGCACGAGGCGTGCGGCAGCGGCGTGTGGATTTACTGGTTCGGCCATGTGGGCATGGCGCTGTTGCACCGGCTCCGGGGCGATGCGGTGGTGGCGCGGATTTCGCCTTTCAAGTCCTAG
- the queG gene encoding tRNA epoxyqueuosine(34) reductase QueG, whose translation MPCDIDLKRLAGDIKTWGRELGFQAVGITDTDLGAAEADFNAWLAAGFHGEMDYMARHGRKRTRPAELVPGTVRVISARMDYLPQPHDALWENLRNTHRAYIARYALGRDYHKLIRKRLQQLARRIEQEIGPFGYRVFCDSAPVLEKPLAQKAGLGWQGKHTNLIAFRQGSWFFLGEIYTDLPLPVDPPQEKSHCGSCRACIDICPTGAIVAPYRLDARRCISYLTIELHGPIPEALRPLIGNRIYGCDDCQLVCPWNRRARPTAEADFLPRHRLDRATLTELFAWDETTFLHKTEGSAIRRLGHERWLRNLAVAMGNAPTGPEIVTALKARLDHPSPLVREHVRWALARHHQIGNA comes from the coding sequence ATGCCTTGCGACATCGACCTGAAACGACTGGCCGGGGACATCAAAACCTGGGGCCGGGAACTGGGGTTTCAGGCCGTCGGCATCACCGACACCGACCTGGGCGCGGCAGAGGCCGATTTCAACGCCTGGCTGGCGGCCGGTTTCCACGGGGAGATGGACTACATGGCCCGCCACGGCCGCAAGCGCACCCGCCCGGCGGAACTGGTGCCGGGCACGGTGCGGGTGATCTCCGCGCGCATGGACTACCTGCCCCAGCCCCACGACGCCCTATGGGAAAACCTGCGCAATACCCACCGCGCCTACATCGCCCGCTACGCCCTGGGACGCGACTACCACAAACTGATCCGCAAGCGCCTGCAGCAGCTGGCCCGGCGCATCGAACAGGAAATCGGCCCTTTCGGTTACCGGGTCTTCTGCGACAGCGCCCCGGTGCTGGAAAAACCCTTGGCGCAGAAGGCCGGCCTCGGCTGGCAGGGCAAGCATACCAACCTGATCGCCTTCAGGCAGGGGTCCTGGTTCTTCCTGGGAGAAATCTACACCGACCTGCCGCTTCCGGTCGATCCGCCGCAGGAGAAAAGCCACTGCGGCAGCTGCCGCGCCTGTATCGACATCTGTCCCACCGGCGCCATCGTCGCCCCCTACCGGCTCGACGCCCGCCGCTGCATCTCCTACCTCACCATCGAGCTGCACGGACCGATCCCGGAGGCACTGCGCCCCCTGATCGGCAACCGTATCTACGGCTGCGACGACTGCCAGCTGGTCTGCCCCTGGAACCGCCGCGCCCGGCCGACGGCGGAGGCCGATTTCCTCCCCCGCCACCGCCTCGACCGGGCCACCCTGACCGAACTGTTCGCCTGGGACGAAACCACGTTCCTGCACAAGACCGAGGGCTCGGCCATCCGCCGCCTGGGCCACGAACGCTGGCTCCGCAACCTCGCCGTCGCGATGGGAAACGCTCCCACCGGCCCGGAAATCGTCACCGCCCTTAAAGCCCGCCTGGACCACCCCTCCCCCCTGGTGCGCGAGCACGTCCGCTGGGCGCTGGCGCGCCACCACCAAATCGGCAACGCCTAA